The Fulvivirga maritima genome segment TTCATTATACAGTATCTCTCGCTGATCATAATTTAAATCATTGGCCTTATTATCTCTAAATTCTCCACCTTGTAGTTGTATAGATTCTTTTAAAGTATCCGTATTTACATAGTAGGACGTGTTTAAATCGGCTTGCTTTAGATAATATTTATCATCTATTTTTATGAAATCAAGGCTGAAATTGGCCATTACTCTCGGTATTTTACAAGATTCATATAAAATATCAGAAGCATCTTTATCTTCAATTTCTATTCTTAGCAGAGCAAAATCATCCGCTTTGATATAGGCTTGGCCACTGTAAGTATGTTTCTGAGAAGATAATGAGCTAAAGCCAATGACTAACACTTCGGAGTCATCATATACCGTGAGGCTGTCAATAGTATAGCGAAATTTGCTCTTGTTTTTTTTATTGAGTGGGCCATCATATAAATACTCACTTTTAGCTCTTGAAAGCTTGTCTATTTCTAATGTTCTCTGTCTTTGAGAGTTGCATTCTGAAGGTAAGCTGTATTGTGATCTGCGCATGTTTTTCCATTGTGCTATGTCGTAAGAAAATAAGCTGTTTTTTCGGTTGTATGACGGGTTATAACCAGATATGTAAAATACTCCGTAAGCTTCAGTATACCCTTCATAATCACCATTAACCTGAATGGCTTCTTTATAAAAACCGTAGAGGTAATAAGAGTCTTTTCTTAAAAAATCATCAAGACCTTTTTCTACATTTTTTACTATGTCTTTAGGATCTTCCTTTTCGGCCAAAACCACAATCTCACTAAGCATAGTAGTTTTTGGTGATAAGAAAATGGTGTCTATTTTCTGCTTAATGATATTCTCTACCTTGTCTTCAAAGCTTTCAAAACCAATATTAGAGACAGAAAGTGTTTGGTGCAGATAGGAGGTTTCTTGCGGTAATAAAAACTGGCCGTTGCCATTGGTGCTAAAGCCGTATTGCATTTTAGGAAAAGCTACCGTAGCAAAAGGTATGGGTTCATGGTTTTCTTCATTAGCTACCGTTATTTTTATTTGCTCCTGAGCCAACAACATTTGAAATGATGACGTTATAAGGAAGAACAGGAAGATGATAATATGATAACTATAATGTTTCATGAACCAGATATTTCTCTTCAAATTTAACGGTAATGCTGCTAACTTGTTTTGGATAGGGGAAATAAGAAAGTCTTTCTTATAAATTGATTACAGATCTTCCTAATTTTGATGAAAATTTAAAAAGAATATGTATTATAATTCTATTATTGAAGCCATAGGTGATACGCCTTTGGTAAAACTAAATAGCGTTAGTAAAGGTATTAAAGGAACTATACTGGCCAAGGTAGAGTACTTCAATCCGGGCAATTCTATGAAGGATAGAATGGCTCTTAAAATGATTGAAGATGCAGAGAAAAATGGTAGTCTGAAACCAGGAGGTACTATTATAGAAGGAACCTCTGGTAATACCGGAATGGGACTGGCTTTAGTGGCTATAGCAAAGGGTTATAAATGTATTTTTACGCTTTCAGATAAGCAATCACAAGAAAAAATAGATATACTTAGGGCCATGGGGGCTGAGGTAATAGTATGCCCTACTAACGTGGAGCCTGAAGATCCGCGTTCTTACTACTCAGTAGCTAAGAAGCTACATAAAGATATCCCTAACTCCATTTACCCTAACCAGTACGATAACCTTTCTAATACCGCTGCGCATTATGAAACTACTGGTCCGGAGATCTGGCAACAGACTGAGGGGAAAATAACACACTATGCCGCAGGCGTTGGTACTGGTGGCTCTATGTGTGGAACTTCTAAATATTTGAAAGAGCAAAACCCTGATGTGATCTCAGTAGGTATTGATAGCTACGGTTCCGTATTTAAGAAATATAAAGAAACAGGCATCTTCGATAAAAATGAAATCTATCCTTATATGACAGAGGGGATTGGTGAGGACATTTTACCCAAAAATGTGGATTTTAGTCTCATTGATCACTTTGTTAAGGTAACTGATAAGGACGCAGCCATTATGACCAGAAGATTAGCCAGAGAAGAAGGTCTTTTCGTGGGGTGGTCTTGTGGATCTGCTGTATATGGCGCTTTAGAATATGCTAAAGAAAACCTGCAAGAAGGTGATACTATGGTGATTATCCTTCCTGATCACGGAACTAGGTACTTGGCTAAGGTCTATAATGATAGCTGGATGAAGAACCACGGTTTTGATGAAACCAGAGAATACGCTACGGCTAAGGATATTATTACCAAAAAAAATGGGGCGGCTCAACTTTACTCTGTAGAGAAAGGAATGAAAGTAGGTGAGGTAATGAGAGTGCTTAATCAAGAAGGTATTGATCAGGTTCCGGTTGTAGAAAATAATGAATTTGTAGGTAGCGTTTCCACTACTAAATTGCTCGAAAAGCTCATTGAAGACCCTAATTTGAGGGATAAGCCGGTATCAGAGATAATGGATGACCCTATGCCTTTCGTGGCAATGGACAATACGCTTGACGTATTATCTTCTATGATTAACAAAAATAACAAGGCAGTTTTAGTGCGTGATGTTACCGATCAGGTACATATTATAACACAGCATGATTTATTAGCAGCTATCAGTAATTAAGTTTTGGCATAGTACTTGTAATACTTTGTGCAAGGTTGATAACATGTTAATGTAAGTAAGTTTTGGGAAAGGGCCTCACTTTAAAGAAAGTGAGGCCTTTCTTATTTTATAGACTTTTGTATAAACAATGAGGCAATAAAAAAAGCTCTGACTTTACATCAGAGCTTTCAGGTATAATACGAGTTATATAGTCGGTTTATCTTCAGCGCCTTACTGCACCAGAGATCAATGAGATTACAAATAATACTAAGAATACAAAGAATAAGATCTTAGCAATTCCTGCTGCACCGGCAGCTATTCCTCCAAATCCGAATAGGGCTGCTACTAATGCTACTATCAAAAATATTACTGTCCATTTAAGCATAATTGAAAATTTTGTTGGTTTCTGATTACCTATAATGAAATTATTTGGCCAAAATCTACTAATTTTATAATTAGTTGATAATCAGATAATTGTGAAATAATTAAAATTTTTAATTTTCTATTAATTGTAGAATTTTTGATAAATTGAGTAATATTTTACTCAAATAAGCGAAGTGCCTGAACCGAAAGAAATAACCATACAGACTTGTGCTATGTGGAAAAGTCTCTTATATATTCTCTTAATCATATCAATGCCAGGAAGTCTCCTTGCCCAGGGGAGTTATCTTGACAGCCTTTCTAGTGCGTTTAAGAAGTCTGATTCAAAACAGGAGCGGATAGACCTGCTCAATGAAATGGCTTATGAATATACCTATAGTAGCCTAATAGCTGCCAGAGATGATGTGGAGATTAGCTACGAAGCGGCTAAGGAAACCGAATATAAATTTGGGCAGGCTAAAGCATTAAATGTAAAAGGAGTTATAGAATGGAATCAGAGTAATTATGGTGATGCCCTCAAATATTATCTTGAGGCACTTGATCTATTTAAGGCTGTTGGTGATAACCTGGGGGCACTGATTTGCTATAATAATATTGCTGAGAGTTATAAAAAAATCGGAGAAATGAGAAAGGGACTTAGCTACCTGTTTAAAGCTCAGGCTCTTCAGCAAAAGGCATACGGTATTAAGCAACCGCTTATTTCTGTAAATATAGGGGAGGTGTATGTACATGAAAAGGACTATGATTCGGCTACTTTCTATTTTATGGAAGCATTACATAATGATGATATCTATGACCGAGCCAAATCCTATGCTTACAACGGCCTGGCTGATGTGGCTCGTGAAACCCGAGATTATGATGCAGCCACTTATTTTAATAAGCGAGCTTTAGATATTAGAAAGGCTATTAAAGAGCAGCGCGCGGTGAGTATATCATTTACCAAGCTGGCCGAGGTAGCCGGTTTGCAACAAAATTATGCTTTAGCCTTATTGTATTTTGATAGTGCTTTGGTGGAAGCGCATAATGCCGAATCAATGGATCTGAGAATGGATGTGTATGAAAGAAAAGCGCAAATGTTTAAAATGAGTGGCAGGTACGAGCGAGCACTTAAAAATTATATGTTATACTCTCAGTTGAAGGATAGTATTTTTAA includes the following:
- a CDS encoding carboxypeptidase-like regulatory domain-containing protein encodes the protein MKHYSYHIIIFLFFLITSSFQMLLAQEQIKITVANEENHEPIPFATVAFPKMQYGFSTNGNGQFLLPQETSYLHQTLSVSNIGFESFEDKVENIIKQKIDTIFLSPKTTMLSEIVVLAEKEDPKDIVKNVEKGLDDFLRKDSYYLYGFYKEAIQVNGDYEGYTEAYGVFYISGYNPSYNRKNSLFSYDIAQWKNMRRSQYSLPSECNSQRQRTLEIDKLSRAKSEYLYDGPLNKKNKSKFRYTIDSLTVYDDSEVLVIGFSSLSSQKHTYSGQAYIKADDFALLRIEIEDKDASDILYESCKIPRVMANFSLDFIKIDDKYYLKQADLNTSYYVNTDTLKESIQLQGGEFRDNKANDLNYDQREILYNEMINPLISYEPTFWQEQQRPITEKVEEDLSEEDNPLKKQFMFNNGRRVIPLPDDYTSYEEMHKEDNIFQMFLNANY
- a CDS encoding cystathionine beta-synthase, with protein sequence MYYNSIIEAIGDTPLVKLNSVSKGIKGTILAKVEYFNPGNSMKDRMALKMIEDAEKNGSLKPGGTIIEGTSGNTGMGLALVAIAKGYKCIFTLSDKQSQEKIDILRAMGAEVIVCPTNVEPEDPRSYYSVAKKLHKDIPNSIYPNQYDNLSNTAAHYETTGPEIWQQTEGKITHYAAGVGTGGSMCGTSKYLKEQNPDVISVGIDSYGSVFKKYKETGIFDKNEIYPYMTEGIGEDILPKNVDFSLIDHFVKVTDKDAAIMTRRLAREEGLFVGWSCGSAVYGALEYAKENLQEGDTMVIILPDHGTRYLAKVYNDSWMKNHGFDETREYATAKDIITKKNGAAQLYSVEKGMKVGEVMRVLNQEGIDQVPVVENNEFVGSVSTTKLLEKLIEDPNLRDKPVSEIMDDPMPFVAMDNTLDVLSSMINKNNKAVLVRDVTDQVHIITQHDLLAAISN
- a CDS encoding DUF1328 family protein — encoded protein: MLKWTVIFLIVALVAALFGFGGIAAGAAGIAKILFFVFLVLFVISLISGAVRR
- a CDS encoding tetratricopeptide repeat protein — translated: MPGSLLAQGSYLDSLSSAFKKSDSKQERIDLLNEMAYEYTYSSLIAARDDVEISYEAAKETEYKFGQAKALNVKGVIEWNQSNYGDALKYYLEALDLFKAVGDNLGALICYNNIAESYKKIGEMRKGLSYLFKAQALQQKAYGIKQPLISVNIGEVYVHEKDYDSATFYFMEALHNDDIYDRAKSYAYNGLADVARETRDYDAATYFNKRALDIRKAIKEQRAVSISFTKLAEVAGLQQNYALALLYFDSALVEAHNAESMDLRMDVYERKAQMFKMSGRYERALKNYMLYSQLKDSIFNEQKANQIALLQTKHQTELLKQENQTTKMEVKHRNEIIFIIVILLLATLAISYLLYKQRKVQKFVIQELAEKNSHIQLQTEELQAQSEKMRLLNYNLENLNGTLEDRIKERTRILKEQNKVLAEYAYINAHELRAPVATVMGLVNLLMHSKTEGEEREIIEYLHKASSQLDSVIRNLKYRLETHDIHLIEDE